The genomic DNA GCAAATATGTTTTCTGGAGACAGCAAGATTCCCACATTAACATCATCCAAATTAAAAGGCATGAGAAACATTTACAACAAAACATTGGATGCGGTGTTTTTAGATGCCTATAACTATCAGAGATTAATTGTATTGCTCTTATGGGATATTATCCTAGAGTTAAAGTCCCAAATAGTCCATCGTGTGAAAAATATACAGCCAAGACTTAGAAGAACAATTGTTTATGCTGCAGTTAGGGCGGGAGCCAACATAGCTTTAAGAGAAGCAGCAACCGATGTTTTAACAAGTGAAATACTAACAGGCAATATTGACACAGCCTATGCAACATACATGGGTTATGATGAAATTGCCCACCACTCAGGAGTTGAGGATGACGACGTTTGGAAAGCATTGAAATACATTGACTTCCAATTTGCAAAATTAACATCTGCAATTGAAATGAGCGACAGAAATTATGAGATAGTTGTCCTGTCAGACCATGGCCAATCCAAAGGAGCTACTTTTAAACAGAGATATGGAATAACCCTAGGCGATTACGTTAGAAAATTCCTTCCGGACGACATGATGATATTCAAAAATGAATATAATATTGACCACTTCAGAGATGCCGTTATTCCTGAAAATAAACAGATTAAAAATATCAAGAACAAATTTGGAAATATTCGTGACGATTTATTTGAAGATTTAAAATCTCTCCAGGACATTAGGGACGAAGTTGAAAAAAGAAAACCTGCAATAATATTTGAAAACAGACAATATAAAAACATTAGAGACAAATATTCAAATAGCTTAGATTATATTAAACACCATGAAAGTATAGAACAAAGTACTAAAAAAGCAAAAGATTCTGAACTGATTGTTTTAGGATCAGGCAACTTAGGTTTGATTTACTTAACCCAATGGAACCAGCGCCTTACTTATGAAGAGATAGTAATGCTATTCCCAGACTTGATACCGGGTCTTGTAAAGCACACAGGAATAGGATTCATATTAGTTAATTCGATAGCCAATGGAGGAATGGTGATTGGTCAAGATGGAATATACTACCTGGAAACAGATAAGATTATTGGCGAAAATCCTCTCGAAAACTTTGGAGAAAATGCCGCCAAACACCTGAAAAGACAGAATTCCTTTAAAAATATGCCTGACATTCTAGTCAATAGCTTTTATGATGAAAAACATGATGAAGTATGTGCATTTGAAGAGCTTATTGGGTCCCATGGAGGACTGGGAGGTGACCAGACAAAACCGTTTATTTTATATCCTTCCGAATGGGAGGACCCTGGTGATTTGATTGGTGCAGAATCAATTTACAAATTTTTAAAAAAAGAAATAGAGAATTTAAACTCTTGAAAGCCAATAGTCAAAAATCTCTGAAATTTCTTCATCAAAACCTATTGTTTTATCTTTATTTTCAGGAATTGCCTGAGGATGATCCTTATTTAATCTAATTAAAGTAGTGTTTGGATAATTAAAAGTCATCTGCTCAAATGGATATCTTATAATGCCCGGAGTGTTATATCCAACTCCAAGTTCCAGAAATACAATGTTTTTGTCTTCATCAACATGATTTAAAAAATCAGAATATTTACTGTTCATATCATGCCATTTAGCATCTTCAACAAACCTGTTATCAACTCTTAAATTTAAATCCATCTCTTCACCGCAAACAGGACATTTCGGAATTAATTCTGTAGGTATTTTGAAATCTTTAGTATTTTCCACCCATTCAAAGACCTGGTCTTTATTAGAGTATAATTTATCGTGGCATGGCTTGCTGCATTGCAATAGGCCATAATCCCCCTGAGTGGCAAAAATCCTTTCATCATCAAATCCATTTATCCAAAACTGAGACTCAACATTTGTGGTTAATACAAAATAATCCTTATCTTCAACTAATTTCAATAATTTCTGATAAACCTCTGTTTTGCCCACATCATACCTGTTTGCAAAAATATGGAGTGCCCAGTAAGCCCATTTCTCTTCAGATGTTTTGAATGGATAAAATCCTGAAGAGTACATGTCTGTGAAATTATACTCTTTTATAAAATCCTTGAAATATCTTTCAAATCGCTCACCTGTATATTCAATGCCCGCTGCAGTTGAAAGCCCTGCACCTGCACCAATAATAATATAATCCGCATTTTTAATAGCTTCGTAAGCTTTATCTAATCTTTGTACAAAACGTTCCATCTTATCACCTAAAATAATAATCTTTTATAAATTGAATAATCGTCATCTGTAAATACGTTGAAAATCACATGATTTAAAGTGGTTTCATTATTTTTCAAATACTCGCTGACAGTTTTAACGGCAATTTCTGCTGCCAAGTCCTGAGGGAAATTGAATACTCCTGTGGAAATGCAACAAAATGCAATTGAGTCAAGTTCATTATAGC from Methanobrevibacter sp. includes the following:
- a CDS encoding phage holin family protein; translated protein: MIKNRLISSLRTIITTLLYILASAVAIYAVDYISTDFTVGPWYNAFIIVIAVAIANALLWPIFRRFLMKAIIFTLGIGSLFINSIIFYITSLFIPGVSAGVYGVLQVPIMMAIATTFVTHITDTNYYDSYLKNILRYALKQKAAYKKKYPGLIMLEIDGLSINILKKAINKGVMPNIKKWIDDKSHTLKGWETDLSSQTGSSQAGILHGNNKDIVAYRWVEKENNNKIVVSGKLSDAPEIEKRISDGNGLLVNGISIANMFSGDSKIPTLTSSKLKGMRNIYNKTLDAVFLDAYNYQRLIVLLLWDIILELKSQIVHRVKNIQPRLRRTIVYAAVRAGANIALREAATDVLTSEILTGNIDTAYATYMGYDEIAHHSGVEDDDVWKALKYIDFQFAKLTSAIEMSDRNYEIVVLSDHGQSKGATFKQRYGITLGDYVRKFLPDDMMIFKNEYNIDHFRDAVIPENKQIKNIKNKFGNIRDDLFEDLKSLQDIRDEVEKRKPAIIFENRQYKNIRDKYSNSLDYIKHHESIEQSTKKAKDSELIVLGSGNLGLIYLTQWNQRLTYEEIVMLFPDLIPGLVKHTGIGFILVNSIANGGMVIGQDGIYYLETDKIIGENPLENFGENAAKHLKRQNSFKNMPDILVNSFYDEKHDEVCAFEELIGSHGGLGGDQTKPFILYPSEWEDPGDLIGAESIYKFLKKEIENLNS